In Brevibacillus marinus, the genomic window CGCCGACTACCGGCAGCCGCGTCCCCCGCACCATTTGCGCAATCACGAGTGTCTCCGTTCCGGCTGCGTTGCGGACGTTGGCCACCTCTACCTGGACGATCGCTTCCGTGTAGACGGGAATGCGCAGCTGCTGCCCCACTTGGATTTCGCTGGTCGTCAGCCGGTTAAAAATCCGCAGCGCTTCCGGATCCGTTTGAAACCGCTGGGCGAGCCGGTAGAGGGTGTCGCCCGCTTGCACGGTATACACTTCCGGACGTTGCGCCGGGATCTGCAGCGTCTGTCCGATGTAGATCGTCGGAGAAGTCAAGTTGTTGGCCCGCATCAGCGCATCGACGGTAATGCCGAATCGGCGGGCTATCCTGTACAGGGAATCGCCGCGCTGCACGCGGTAGGGTGTATGGCCATTGGGCATGGTGCTTCCCCTTTCTTTCCTTCTGGATTTCATACTCAGCGTATTCACCAGTGCGCTGAATGGGTACACCTGCCTATCGCCGGTAGGAGACGGGCAAAGCCTGCCAGCGCCCGCAAGGAAGCAAGAGGACCATCATTCGCCCGCAAAAGCGGCAATGCGGCCCAAAGCCCGCAGAAGGCGAATCGCCCGCTACAGAAAAAAAGCCCGCCGTTTGTGCGGGCTGGCAGAGGCAGGCAGGGCAGCCTGCTGCCGATCGGCTGGCGGAAAACGGATTATTCCGCTTTCCCCACGTACACTTTTTGACCGTTTTCGTATTTGTACACGAATACCTCGGCGAATTCGTTATCCCCTTTGTCCCGCCGTTGGCCTTGATCGCTTCCAGAACGCCGTTCAGCGTCACGTTCATCGCATCGTAACCAAACGAAGTGAAGATCCCCACCTTGTTGCCGGTCTTTTGTTCGTACTCTTCAATCCACTTTTTGCCTTCCTCTGTCGCAGCGATATCGCCGACTGTAGAGGTGAAGACGACTCCCTCGGCAGCCGGACCGGCAATCTTCAGCAGGTCGGCGGAGTCGAAGCCGTCGCCGCCCATGAAGTAACCTTTGAATCCTTTGTCGCGTGCCTGTTTGACCAGGATTCCCGCTTCCGCGTAGTAACCGCCAAAGTAAATCAGGTCCGGATTGGCGGCAACGACCTTGTTGATCACCGCGCTGTAGTCTTTTTCCCCGGCGGTGATCCCTTCGTATCCGAGCACCTGCACGCCATCCTGATCGAACTGTTTCTTCACCTCGTCAGCCAAGCCTTGACCGTATGCCTGCTTGTCATGGATGATGAAGGCGCTTTTCACGTTCAGCTGATTTTTGGCGAAGATGGCGGCCTGCGAGCCTTGTTGGTCGTCGCGGGCGCAAATCCGGTGGACCACTTTCTTCCCTTCATCTGTAAGGCTGGAGCCCGTGCTGGACGGGGAGACCATCACCAGACCCTCCTGCTCGTACTTGACCGATGCGGCGATGGAGGCACCGGTGGTGACGTGCCCGACCACAGCTACCACGTCAGGGTTGGAGACCATCATTTCGGCGATGGCCACCGCTTGCTTGGCGTCAGCTTGGTCGTCCTGCGGCAGCAGTTCCACCGTGAAGCCTAACTGCTCAAACTCAGCCTTCTTTTGTTCGAGCGCATACTGGGCTCCCGCATTGGCCGTGCTGCCGTAGTCGGATGCCGAGCCGGAGAGCGGTCCGACGGTGGCGATGACGATTTTTTCCTTGCTTTGTTCACCGCTTTGCGAGCTGACTTCGCCTTGCTCCTGGTTCGCCGCGGGAGCGGACGTTCCGCCGCCGGATGCGTTGTTGCTGTTGCCGCCGCAGCCTGCCAGGATGGTCCCGAGGGCCAATACGGCACTCAAAAAGGCAACTTTTACTTGCGTTTGCTTCATGACGCAATCCTCCTTTTTCTTTTTCTTGCGACTCCCCCGTAAACTTCCATTGTTGGCGTCCATAGCCAGCGAGAGATATGGACTCGTTTCCTATTTTAAAATATACAGGAAAATTTACAAGTAACAAAATTTATACAATTACGACAAAATCGTCGCGGGGAAGGGATGGTTACGTACCGGGCCCAGCGATGCGGTCTCGAAATCTCTGCACCCACAAGGGGCGGAAAAGCAGGATAGGGGGAACGCTCGGTGGCCGTCCTGCCGTCTGCTCCCCCTGCCGGGCAGCCATCTGCTCGCTGGAGCCCCAATCGAGGCTTAGCGGCCGCCCGTTTTTCGCTCCAGGCTGGCGATCGCCTCCACATGCGGCGTATGCGGAAACATGTCCAGCGGCTGCACATGGCGCAGCTCGTAAGCGCGCAAAAGCCTGCCCGCGTCTTTGCCCAAGGTGGACGGGTTGCAGGAGACGTAGACAATCCGCTGCGGCCGAACCTCCAACAGGGCGTCGATCAGCACGGCGGCGAGGCCGGTGCGCGGCGGGTCGACCACCACCAGATCGGGCTTGATCCCCCGCTTGGCCCATTGCGGCAGCAGCTCCTCCGCTTTCCCGGTGTAAAAGCTGACGTTGCCAATCCCGTTTTGCCGGGCATTGCGGCGGGCGTCCTGAACGGCTTCGGGAATCACTTCGATGCCGCGCACCTCTTTGGCAAACGGAGCCAGCCAGAGCGCAATCGTGCCCGTGCCGCAGTAGAGATCGAAGACCAGCTCCCGGCCGGTGAGGCGGGCGGCCTGTTTGACCTGATCATACAGTTTCACGGTTTGTACCGGATTGAGTTGGAAAAAAGCGCGTGCCGACAGGTCGAACGACAGCTCGCCCATTTTCTCCACGATGGAAGGCTTGCCCCACAGCGTGCGGGTCGCCTCGCCAAACACGAGCGACGTTTTGTGCGGATTGACGTTTTGCACAATGCTGACCAGGGCGGGAAGCTGCCGGCGCAGTTCCTGGATCAACTCGTCTACGCGGGGAATCTCCGGTACGGCGGTGACCAAGGTGAGCTGCGCTTCACCCGTGGCGAATGCCGCTCTGGCCACGATCGTGCGGATCACGCCGCTGCGTCTGCGTTCATCGTAGGCGGGAATGCGCAGCTTCTCTAAAATCTCGCGGGTCTTGGCGACAATCTTGCTGGTTTCTTGATGCTGGATGGGGCACTCCGGCAGGTGAACCAGTTCGTGGCTGCCCGGCTTGTAGAGGCCGGCGATTAACCTGCCCCCTTTTTGGCCCACTTGAAACTGTGCCTTGTTGCGGTAGTTCCAAGGGTGTTCCATGCCGATCGTTTCCGCGACGGGCGGCTGCGCAAGCCCCGCGTATTTCCGCAGCGCTTCTTCAACAAGCGCTTGTTTGCTCACCAGCTGTGCCTGGTAATCGAGATGCTGCAGGCTGCAGCCGCCGCACTGGTGATAAAGCGGACAGGGCGGTTCGACCCGCTGCGCTGACCGCTCGAGAACGCTGCGCAGGCGGGCGGCGGCATAATTTTGTTCCACCCGGGTCACTTCCGCCCGCACCACTTCGCCGGGCAGGGCACCGTCGACGAAGACGATTTTTTTCCGGTAGTAACCGATTCCTTCCCCGTTTATCCCGAGGCTTTTGATCGTCAGGGTCAGCAGTTGGCCGACGCGGAGCTGTACTTCGTGCTGCTGGCGAGCTAGTTTCATACGCTGCTTTCACCTCAATTGCGTGATCTCGTTTATTATACCGCTTTCCACCATTTCGCCACATCATCAGGACAAACTTCCTCCCTCGTCCCCTTTTTGCTATAATGGGGCAGAGAAAGAAGGGGGAGTTGTGACGGAAGATGCAAGAGTTATTCGAGCGGATCAAGGAATATTTGAACATGGATACGGAGATTTCCTTTGAAGAGTTTGACGCCTATTATAAAGACGTGATCGCCTTCCTGAACGACAACTGGAAAGAGCTCAACGAAGACGAAACGCTGCACATGCTGTTCATTCTGGACAACCTCAAGTCGAACAGCGAAGACCGCGCGAAACGGCGCACCAAGGAAGCGAAGAAGTACAAAAAGATGGGGGAACGTTCCGCGATCTGGGCATCCGCGCTGATCAAACGGCTGCGCGAACTCGGATTGTCCGACGAGCAAATCAGCAAGCGTTACGAAGAAATTTACGAAGCGGTGTAGGCCCTGCCGTCCGCGTCGCGAAGCGGAAGACGCGAAGCCTGCCGGATCGCTCCTGCGGGACGATCATCCGTGCCTGTCTTTGGCGGAAAAAAGCTGCGTCCACAACGAGGACGGCAGCTTTTTTATTGCCGCTTTGCCGGATTGTTTTTGTGTTATAACAGGATGAACAGCATCGATAAAGTTATAATACAGAGAAAGAAAAAGGGAGAAGCAGAGAACAATAGCATGAAGCGGAAAATGAAACAATAATGTCGTATAACAAAGTTTGTTCTTATTTTCCTGTTGTATTACAATCGACAACAACAACTGGCAAAAAGGAGGGCGGAGAGGATGATGGCCGTAGGTCAATTTTTCGCTTCGCTGCCGAAGAAGTGTTGTTCCGTATGCGGCAGCGAGATAGATGAGCAGGCGGAATCGTATGCGACGGAATGCGGTCCATGCACGGAGCAGCTGCTGCAAGACAAGCAGAGCCGCTCCAGGTAAGTTCACGACAATTGCTGCGGCACCGGCACTCTTGCGGGGAGATGCGCGGTGATTTTTTTTTGCCTGATCAGGTCAAGGCGAAAGGCGTTGGCCGGCGCGGGGAGCTGACGCCGCTTGGTCGCTTGCAAAAAAGGGAAAAAACCGGCATGCTGGGGGAAAGCACAAAAAACCAAGCGCGAAGAGGGGCCGTCCATGTTTGATCCAATTATCTTTGACAACATCAAAGTCGTGCTGGAGGGGGCGGTCTACGACCGCGACCTGGAGGGGCGAATCGTGGTGACCGAGCGCGCCGATCTCGTCGACCTGGCAGCTTTCAACCGCCTGTACCGGATCAGCTTTTGTCTGGCGGAGGAGCGGCAGCGGCCGGAAGCGGTCCGGGCGCAAATCGAGCTGGGCACCAGCTTGCGCGATATCGCCGCCGAACAACTGGCCCAGCCGCTCAGCGAACCGATCGGCTGCACAATCTTTGTTCATTTTTTGCTGCAGCTCGCCGACCCCAAACGCGGGACGCGGCGGATTGCCGCCGTACTGGACGAGGTTTGGGGCGATCGGCCGCACATTACCCAGTACATCGGGACGCGGCTGGACGAGCACAGGGAGGGCCCGTGGCCGCCTGAGCGATGGGATAACAAGGCGACGCTCGACTTTCACCGCAAAATCGGCGAGGACAATGCGGTCGATCTGGAGCAGTTGGTGGAACTCTGCGTGGTTTCGCTCGTCCGCCTGCGGGAAGCGGGGGGAGAAAGCTGAGCGCGCCGCCCGCAGGGGCGCCCGCACCGACAGCAGTCAAGCTGGGAGAAGGGAAGCGGCAAGCTGCTCAGTTTTGCTCGGTCAGGATCAGCGGTCCGTCTTTGGTGATCGCGATCGTGTGTTCGTACTGTGCCGACAGCGTTCCGTCGGCTGTGCGGGCGGTCCAACCGTTGGCGTCCATTTTGGTGCGCCAGGTGCCGACGTTGACCATCGGCTCGATCGTAATCACCATGCCTTCCTTTAACCGCAGTCCTTTGCCCGGTGTGCCGTAGTGCAGAATCTGCGGCTCTTCATGGATGGTGGGACCGATGCCGTGCCCCGTGAACTCTCTGACCACGGAAAAGCCTGCCGCTTCTACATATTGTTGAATCGCATGGCCGATGTCGCCAAGCCGATTGCCGACAACGGCTTGTTCGATTCCCTTGTACAGCGCTGTTTTGGTGACCTCCAGCAAACGCGCCGTCTCGGCGGGAATGCTGCCGACCGCGTAGGTCCAGGCGGAGTCAGCCAAAGCGCCATTCAGATTGACCACCATGTCAATGGTTACGATGTCGCCGTTCTTCAACCGCTTGCGTCTGGGGAAGCCGTGGCAAACTTCGTCATTTACGGAAGCGCAAGTGGCATACTGGTAACCTTGGTACCCCTTCTGTTCGGGGGTTGCCCCGTGTTGGGCCAAAAATCGCTCCACAAACGCGTCGATTTCCAGCGTGCTGATCCCCGGTTTGATCATGCGCGCGATTTCTTGGTGGCATTTGGCCAACAGCTTGCCCGCCTCGTGCATCATTGCGATTTGCCGCTCACTCTTCAAGGTGATCATCGCCAGATACTCCTTTCTGCCGCGTTTTTCGTCGCACACCTTTCCGGCTGGCGCGGATGAGTCAACCGCCCGGGCAAGCCACGGAGAATCCCGAGCTTCTCCCCGCGCGCGTAAAAAACTCCGTATATTATAGTCGCGAACGACTCGTCAAGCAAGGGCGTCTGGTGCAAAAAAATAAGCACCCTGCCTCTCCCGCTTGCGGGGAAACCGGCAGCGATGCCTTCTGTAAGGGGGAAAATGAAAAGCAGCTTGTCTGTTTATACAATAGCAAAGAAAGATGAAAAAAGGATAAAGTGGCGATAAAAAGAAATAAACTCGCTATCGTTTTGCGTAGTAGGGGATGGTAAACCAGAAACAACTGCCTTCGCCCAGCTTGCTGATCACATTGATCTCGCCGCCGTGACTCTCGACGATGCGCTGGCAGATGGACAGGCCCAACCCCGTACCGCCGTTTTTGCGATTGCGTGATTTGTCGGCACGGTAGAACTTGGTGAAGATATTCGGCAGATCTTCTTCGGCGATCCCTTCCCCCTTGTCAATCACGGTAAACAGCACATGATGCTCCCGCTGATCCAGCGTCAGCAATATCGAACCGTCGGGCTTGTTGTAGTAAATGGCATTGTCCAGCAAATTGGCCAGCACGCGCCGTAATTTTGCTTCATCCGCTTCGATATGCAGCGCTTGGGATACGCGCAGCCGGGTGGCAAAGGCCAGGTTGGCTTCCTTGGCTTTTTCCGCGTATTCTTCGACAATGCCGGCAATAAACGAGTGAACGTGAATCCTGCTGATCACCAGCGGGTGGTAGTGACTGGAGAAGTCCTGCAGTTCGTCCAACAGCCGTTCCAGGTCGAGCGCCTTTTGCTCGATTTTGCCTGTCTGCTTCTTGATCCGCTCCATGTCCGTGATGCGTCCTTTGCTGAGGTAAGAGGCGTATCCTTTGATCGTCGTCAGCGGTGTGCGGAAGTCGTGCGCGATTCCCGAGATCAGTTCATGCTGCCGTTCTTCCGCATAGCGCAGCTGTTCCACCATATCCGAGAAGTAGCGGAAGAGCTGCCCGAATTCGTCCTGCGCCTGGTAGGAAACAGCGATATTGCGTTTGCCTGCTTTGATCTCCTGAATCATCGCGGACAGTTCTTTAATCGGCCGCAGGATCCAGCGCACGAGGAACATGACCAGCACCACGCCGGTCAAGAAAATGCTGCCGTAAATGTACAGGAGCATCATCGAAACGCCCTTGCTGGCCAGGATGTCCAACGCATTCGTATAGAATTGGACGACGGTTTCGCCCATGCGCGGCGGTTCATGCTGGAAGTGGTATTCCGCGACGACCTGCATGTCCGCCGCTTGCAGGCTGAAGGCATGAGACTCCTTGGTGTAGATGATCTGGCCATTGCCGTCGCGCACGGTTATCTTGTACATCAAATCTTCCGGCAGCCGCTCCGAAAGCTGCCGAGCTTCAATCGGATCTTTAAACGAGCTGGAGCGTATCAGCTGGGAGATCTGGACCAGATCGGCCGCTTCCCGCTCCTGCAGAAATTGCTCGTGCCGATCGTTTTTGATCTGTTCGAGGATGATGTTCTTAAAGACAAGCTGAAACGAAATCAGATGAACGACGATGACGGCCAAAAAGGAGAGCGTCAGTTTCTTGCCGATCCCCATTTACTCTTTCTCTCCAATAAAGACGTAACCGGTTCCCCACTGGGTCTTGATGAACGGGCGGTTTTTTTCCAGCTTTTCCCGCAAATGTTTGATGTGCACGGTCACCGTATTGAGTGAACCGTACCCGTATCCCCAGACCCGTTCGTAAATCTGCTCGCGGGTGAACACGATTCCGGGATGGTCGGCGAGGAAACAGAGCAGTTGGAATTCCTTGGTCGACAGCTCCACCTTCTTGCCCTCAACATAGACGGAATACGTTTCTTTATGAATCTCCAGCCCTTTGAACTTTTGCACGGTGATGGAAGCAGTATTTGCCTGCTTGCTGCCGGCGGTTCGCGTGCGGTTGTGCAGCCGTTCGTAGCGGCGCAGGTGGGCGCGGATGCGGGCGAGCAGTTCTTCCGTGTCAAACGGCTTGGTAATGTAATCGTCCGCTCCTACTTCCAGGCCGACAATTTTGTCAACCGCTTTTCCTTTGGCGCTTAAGAAGAGGATGGGCATTTCCCACTCGCTGCGAATGCTTGCGCACAATTCGTACCCGTTCATGTCGGGCATCATGATGTCGAGCAGGATGAGGTCCGGCTCAAGCCCTTCGCGCAAGAGGGCCAGGGCTTGTTCCCCGCTTTGCGCAGAGGAGATCCGGAACCCTTCGCCTCCCAGTATATCTTCCAAAAGGTCGATAATCTCCTGGTTGTCATCGACGACAAACACGTGGTGTTCCTTCAACACGCTTCCCTCCCTCTTCGGAAAACTCCCTTATTCCCATCCTACCATGAAAATGCGGTCGCGGCTCAGCGAAGCGGTCGGGTGGAAAATATTAATAGTTAATAGTTTCTCTTGAGAGCTGGTCCTAAAAAGAAACCAAAAAAAGCCGGAGGCTGCAACCTCTCGGCTTCGCAAAGATTTGCTGCTATGTAGGGGGCCCGATGTGGCATCCCGTTGTGATTACCCTTGCGGCAGAACGTCCGGCTGTGCGGATGCCGCTGTCTCTTTCGCCTGCTCGGCTGCTTGCTGCTCCTGTCCTGCTGCTTGCTGCGGCGCCTGCTCCGCAGGACGTTGCGCCACCTGCTCTTCCGCCGCTTTCCGCGCTGCTTCTACTGCGGGCAGCGGAACGCGCTTTGCGCCAACGTAGCGTTTCCCCCAGTAATAGGGATCGTCCAGCCTGGTCTTCACCACGCCCTGGCCGGTTGCAGAATGGGCGAACGTATTGTCGCCGATGTAGATTCCCACATGCGACACGCCGTGACCGCTGGTGTCAAAAAACACCAGGTCGCCCGGCTGCAGGTCTTGTTTGGCTACTGCTTGTCCCACCTGGTACTGGGAGGCAGACGTGCGCGGAAGTTCTACACCCAATGCAGCGAAGACGTAGCTGGTAAAGCCGGAGCAGTCAAAGCCGCTGGTCGTGGTTCCCGCCGCTTTGTAGGGAACGCCGTACAGCTGGTTGATGGTCGTCATCAGCGGATCCTCTGCCGCCGATACAGAACTGCCGAGCAGAAGGATGCTTGCGCAGACGAGTGAACACACAAACTTTCGCAACAGAGCTGCTCCTTCCTTGAGCCTCCGAGGTTAGCTGCAGGGTTCGGTAAGGAGTCCCTAGGCTGCTTGCGAGAAGCGGCCATTCACCCCAAACACATGGGTCCCCCGGTCCCGCTGACGGGATTCGGCTTTTCTTGCGCTTGGCAACGCTAGTTGTAGAAAATTCGCGGATGATGCTGTTTTTCCTGTTTTCTCCGCAGTATGTTCACAAATTTGTCACAATTTTGCGCTGGTTTGTGAAACGTTCCGGTCAACGCTGCGTCTCTGTGAGGTTGCGATATTCGCATCTTTTCTCAGCGAGCGAAAAGAGGAGCACCCTTCGCCTTCTCTCCGGTCTGCGAACGAGCAGCAATCCGTCCCCGGACGGAGGAGAAAACCAATCGGCCGTCCGTTATGGAGATGTGCTGCGATTACCTACAATAAAGCTGTAACCACCACAACCACATAAAGCAAACGGAGGGATGCCAGTTGGGTGAGCGGTCGGGAAAGATCCTGCTTGGAATGATCCTGCTCATCGTCGGGGCGCTCCTTCTGCTGGACCTGATCGGGATTGATCTGGGGGACATCTTCGGCGTCTTGATTCCGCTCGCGATCATGGTCTACGGCGCGAAGCGAGTGCTTGCGGCGGACGGTGGCAGGCGGCTCTGGGGCGTTGTTGCCTTCCTGTTCGGATTGCTGATGCTGATCGGAAAACTGGAACTGTTCTTCAGCAGTCTGGTGGCGGCGGCGCTTCTCTACTGGGGGTTTCGGCTGCTTCGGCGAAGTTCGGCGGCGGACGACAACCTGCCCGGTGTCGCCGAACGGCAGTGGGCCCGATCCGTACTCGGCGAAGACGCGCTTGATCGCTGGGAACGGGAGCGCACGGGAAACATCTAGGAGAAGAAATATTTTTCATATTTCAACGAACAATGATAAAATGAGGAGGAAGTTTAGTATGGGTATTTTTAAACGGTTGCGTGACGTTACGGTGGCATCGGTAAATGAAGTGATCGATTCCTTGGAAGATCCGGTGACGATGCTCAATCAGTACATGCGGGACATGGAAGCGGAGATTGGCCGCGTGGAAGTGGCGGTTGCCCGGCAGGTGGCCATGGAGAAGAAGTTCCTCCAGCAGTACAAGGAAGCGCTGGCGATGGCGGAGAAGCGGGACCGTCAGGCAAACCTGGCCATCAGCGAAGGGGAAGACGACCTGGCGCGGCGGGCGCTGCTGGAGAAAAAACAGTACAGCGCCCGTGCCGAAGAATATCAGAAGCTCTATCAGACCGCCAGCGCCGCCGCCCAACAAATGCGGGAAAAGCTGGCCGAACTGAAGGACGAATTTTACAAAATGCGGGCGAAAAAGTACGAGCTGACGACTCGGGCGCAGGTGGCCCGCACCCAGAAACATTTGAATCAGGTGATCACCGGGCTCGGCAGCGAATCAGCCAGCCGCGGCTTCGCCCGCATGGAAGAAAAAGTGCTGCGCATGGAAGCGGAAGCGGAGATGAGCAGCGAGCGGCTGCGGACCTCGTACGGCCTGGACCGCGCATTCGAGCCGCTGTTTGACGACGAGCTCGAGGCTGAACTGCAAGCACGCAAGGCCAAGCTGAACGGGAACCCGCTTGACAGAGAACAGCTGGGCGAAAGGTAATCGGCTCGGCCGCGGTGAATACATGAAGAAGTACGGAACAAGCAGGGCAGTCCGCACGCGTGCGGACTGCCTTGCCCCCTAGGAGGTATATTCGTGTCGGATTTCCTGGTTTTTTTTAAGCGCTTCGTCTCCCATCCGGGACGAGTCGGCAGCGTGATCCCCAGTTCCCGTTTTTTGTGCCGCCAGATGATCAAGCAGATACCCTGGTCGCAGGCCAACGTCATCATTGAGTTGGGGCCGGGAACGGGGGTATTCACGAAGACCATTCTCGGGAAAAAGCGGCAGGACGCGCAGTTTTTTGTGGTGGAGCGCGACCCGGCGTTCCAACAGGTCCTGCGCGATCGCTTTCCCGGTCTGCTCATCCGCGACGAGGCGATTCACCTGACCAGGTATCTGAGCGAGCTGCAGCTGGCAAAGGCGGACGTGATCATTTCCGGCTTGCCCTTTGCCGTGTTTCCGCCGGATTTGCGCAAGGGCATCCTCGATAATGTGCTGGAGTCGCTCGCTCCCGGCGGAATGTTTGTCACCTTTCAGTACTCCCTGCAGTTGAAAAGGGAACTGCAGCAGCGCTTTGGAAAAGTGGAAATCAGCTTTACCCCGCTGAACGTGCCTCCCGCTTTTGTCTATACCTGCTTCAAGGAGAAGTAGCATGATGATGTGGCAACCTCTAAGGAGGAGACTCCTGTGATACTGACACGCCGGCAAAAAATAATCGTCGGAATCCTCGTGCTCTTCATCGCTGTCCGCCTGCTGCTGGGCAGCATCGGGGTGGGCGATTTCAGCGTCTGGGATCTTTGGCCGCTCCTCATCATATATATCGGGTGGAGGTTTTGGAGGCGGCAGCGCCGGATCCTGGGCGGTTTCCTGCTGGCCTGGGGCGGTCTGTTTGCCCTCGAGGAATGGTTTTTCATCAGCGCCGATGACCTGATCGGGCTGCTGCTCGCAGGCGTCCTGTTCTACCTCGGCTATCGGCTGATCCGCACGCGCAGCGACGCAGAGCCGTTTGAACAGGGGGCGGGAACGGCGGCTGCGAAATCCCAGCCGCAGATGGGCGAAGGCGGTGCCGCTCAGCGCAGGTCAGGCGGATGGCAGGAGGAGGTTGATCGCGCGTTCCGAGATGCAAAGCGGGCATGGAAGTATTATCAGGAGCATAAGAGCGCTTTTCGGCCGCATGAAAAGTGGCGCGAAAAGGGCTGGCA contains:
- the rlmD gene encoding 23S rRNA (uracil(1939)-C(5))-methyltransferase RlmD, with protein sequence MKLARQQHEVQLRVGQLLTLTIKSLGINGEGIGYYRKKIVFVDGALPGEVVRAEVTRVEQNYAAARLRSVLERSAQRVEPPCPLYHQCGGCSLQHLDYQAQLVSKQALVEEALRKYAGLAQPPVAETIGMEHPWNYRNKAQFQVGQKGGRLIAGLYKPGSHELVHLPECPIQHQETSKIVAKTREILEKLRIPAYDERRRSGVIRTIVARAAFATGEAQLTLVTAVPEIPRVDELIQELRRQLPALVSIVQNVNPHKTSLVFGEATRTLWGKPSIVEKMGELSFDLSARAFFQLNPVQTVKLYDQVKQAARLTGRELVFDLYCGTGTIALWLAPFAKEVRGIEVIPEAVQDARRNARQNGIGNVSFYTGKAEELLPQWAKRGIKPDLVVVDPPRTGLAAVLIDALLEVRPQRIVYVSCNPSTLGKDAGRLLRAYELRHVQPLDMFPHTPHVEAIASLERKTGGR
- the yhfH gene encoding protein YhfH yields the protein MMAVGQFFASLPKKCCSVCGSEIDEQAESYATECGPCTEQLLQDKQSRSR
- the map gene encoding type I methionyl aminopeptidase, which translates into the protein MITLKSERQIAMMHEAGKLLAKCHQEIARMIKPGISTLEIDAFVERFLAQHGATPEQKGYQGYQYATCASVNDEVCHGFPRRKRLKNGDIVTIDMVVNLNGALADSAWTYAVGSIPAETARLLEVTKTALYKGIEQAVVGNRLGDIGHAIQQYVEAAGFSVVREFTGHGIGPTIHEEPQILHYGTPGKGLRLKEGMVITIEPMVNVGTWRTKMDANGWTARTADGTLSAQYEHTIAITKDGPLILTEQN
- a CDS encoding sensor histidine kinase, whose product is MGIGKKLTLSFLAVIVVHLISFQLVFKNIILEQIKNDRHEQFLQEREAADLVQISQLIRSSSFKDPIEARQLSERLPEDLMYKITVRDGNGQIIYTKESHAFSLQAADMQVVAEYHFQHEPPRMGETVVQFYTNALDILASKGVSMMLLYIYGSIFLTGVVLVMFLVRWILRPIKELSAMIQEIKAGKRNIAVSYQAQDEFGQLFRYFSDMVEQLRYAEERQHELISGIAHDFRTPLTTIKGYASYLSKGRITDMERIKKQTGKIEQKALDLERLLDELQDFSSHYHPLVISRIHVHSFIAGIVEEYAEKAKEANLAFATRLRVSQALHIEADEAKLRRVLANLLDNAIYYNKPDGSILLTLDQREHHVLFTVIDKGEGIAEEDLPNIFTKFYRADKSRNRKNGGTGLGLSICQRIVESHGGEINVISKLGEGSCFWFTIPYYAKR
- a CDS encoding response regulator transcription factor, yielding MKEHHVFVVDDNQEIIDLLEDILGGEGFRISSAQSGEQALALLREGLEPDLILLDIMMPDMNGYELCASIRSEWEMPILFLSAKGKAVDKIVGLEVGADDYITKPFDTEELLARIRAHLRRYERLHNRTRTAGSKQANTASITVQKFKGLEIHKETYSVYVEGKKVELSTKEFQLLCFLADHPGIVFTREQIYERVWGYGYGSLNTVTVHIKHLREKLEKNRPFIKTQWGTGYVFIGEKE
- a CDS encoding C40 family peptidase encodes the protein MRKFVCSLVCASILLLGSSVSAAEDPLMTTINQLYGVPYKAAGTTTSGFDCSGFTSYVFAALGVELPRTSASQYQVGQAVAKQDLQPGDLVFFDTSGHGVSHVGIYIGDNTFAHSATGQGVVKTRLDDPYYWGKRYVGAKRVPLPAVEAARKAAEEQVAQRPAEQAPQQAAGQEQQAAEQAKETAASAQPDVLPQG
- a CDS encoding LiaF transmembrane domain-containing protein, with the protein product MGERSGKILLGMILLIVGALLLLDLIGIDLGDIFGVLIPLAIMVYGAKRVLAADGGRRLWGVVAFLFGLLMLIGKLELFFSSLVAAALLYWGFRLLRRSSAADDNLPGVAERQWARSVLGEDALDRWERERTGNI
- a CDS encoding PspA/IM30 family protein, with the translated sequence MGIFKRLRDVTVASVNEVIDSLEDPVTMLNQYMRDMEAEIGRVEVAVARQVAMEKKFLQQYKEALAMAEKRDRQANLAISEGEDDLARRALLEKKQYSARAEEYQKLYQTASAAAQQMREKLAELKDEFYKMRAKKYELTTRAQVARTQKHLNQVITGLGSESASRGFARMEEKVLRMEAEAEMSSERLRTSYGLDRAFEPLFDDELEAELQARKAKLNGNPLDREQLGER
- a CDS encoding class I SAM-dependent methyltransferase, producing MSDFLVFFKRFVSHPGRVGSVIPSSRFLCRQMIKQIPWSQANVIIELGPGTGVFTKTILGKKRQDAQFFVVERDPAFQQVLRDRFPGLLIRDEAIHLTRYLSELQLAKADVIISGLPFAVFPPDLRKGILDNVLESLAPGGMFVTFQYSLQLKRELQQRFGKVEISFTPLNVPPAFVYTCFKEK
- the liaF gene encoding cell wall-active antibiotics response protein LiaF, translated to MILTRRQKIIVGILVLFIAVRLLLGSIGVGDFSVWDLWPLLIIYIGWRFWRRQRRILGGFLLAWGGLFALEEWFFISADDLIGLLLAGVLFYLGYRLIRTRSDAEPFEQGAGTAAAKSQPQMGEGGAAQRRSGGWQEEVDRAFRDAKRAWKYYQEHKSAFRPHEKWREKGWHAGRQKVGSASPYETEQVFSPLESRSSLFGDFHLTSGRFELRNLQIWQGVGDVKIDLSRALLPEAETFLVINGWVGDVTVYVPVDLSVSVAAEVTIGDIEALGHRQGGINRRVMMKSRNYDDAVRKVNIIVSLIVGDIDVRYI